One window of the Candidatus Diapherotrites archaeon genome contains the following:
- a CDS encoding DUF2080 family transposase-associated protein, whose protein sequence is MLERTITPFGTSAKADVPKKYIGKRAYIVILT, encoded by the coding sequence ATACTAGAAAGAACCATAACGCCATTCGGAACATCAGCAAAAGCAGACGTTCCCAAAAAATATATTGGAAAAAGAGCCTACATCGTTATCCTAACCTAA